Part of the Posidoniimonas polymericola genome, GCACCGTCCCCGCGCTGATGAACACGCAGTCGCCCGGCTGGGCCTCGAACGCGTGCAGGCAGCGGTCGCTCTCGCCCGCCTCGACCGCGGCGGCGAGCGCGGCGCGGTCGACCCCGTCGTTCAGGCCGGCGTAGATCTTGCTGCCCGGCTCGGCGGCCAGCACGACCCAGGCCTCGGTCTTGCCGAGGTCGGGCGGGTCGAGCTTGGCGCCTTGGGCGTCGTTCGGGTGCACTTGGACGCTGAGCGTCCGCTGCGCGTCGAGGTACTTGAACAGCAGCGGGAACTGCTCCTGCGGCGCGTGCCGGCCGAACAGCTCCTCGTTTTTTTCCTCCACTAGTTTCCTCAGGGTCCAACCGTCGTACGGGCCGCCGGCCACGACGCTCTGGTCCTCGCCGTGGTCGACCGCCTCCCAGCTCTCGGCGGCCGATTCGTCGCCAATCGGCTTGCCGAGCACGGTCGCCAGCCGCCGGCCCCCCCACAGGTATCGCTTGAACAAGGGCTGAAACTGTAGCGGGGGCAGCATCGGTAGGGCTCCGGCGGGGGCGGGTTTGCGTTGTGAGGGGTCTCTAGCGTTGTTATTATCAAAGCTTCGTGGGCTCCTGCCCAGCCCACCAATGCCCAGCTCACCCTCGCCCGGCCACCGCCGCACCCCGCCACGTGCCGATCCGCTCCGACCAAGACCTCTTCGAACAATCCAAGATGTCCTTCGGCGAGCACCTGGAGGAGCTGCGGGTTACGCTGTTCAAGTGTGTGCTGGCGATGCTGGTCGGCTCCGCGGTCGGCTTCTACATCGGCAGCGACGTCGTGACCTTCATCGAGGGGCCGCTGCAGGAGGGCCTCAACGAGTTCCGCATCGACCTCGCGGAGAAGCAGGCCGGCGTCGAGTCGCAGACCATCGACGACGAGGTCTACATCCCGCTGCGGATCTACGAATTCGTGGACGGCGAGAAACGCGAGCGCTTGCTGTACCTCCCGCTCGACCAGGACCCGCGGAACCAGATCATCGGCACCGGCATGACCGACGCCTTCATGGTGTACGTCAAGGCCTCGCTGATTGTGGGCGTGGTGGTCGCCAGCCCGGCGCTGTTCTACTTCATCTGGCAGTTCGTCGCGTCGGGCCTGTACCAGCACGAGCGGAAGTATGTGTACGTCTTCATGCCGTTCAGCCTCGGGCTGTTCCTGCTGGGCGCCGCGGTGGCGTTCTTCTTTGCGATCCAGCTGGTGGTGGTGTTCCTGTTTGGGTTTTACGAGTGGCTCGAGATCACCCCGACGCCGCGGATCAACGAGTGGATGAGCTTCGTGCTGCTGCTGCCGTTGGGCTTCGGCGTCGCGTTCCAGTTGCCGCTGGTGATGCTGTTCCTCGAACGGATCGGCGTGTTTGGCGTAGCCGACTACCTCAAGTCTTGGCGGATTGCGATCCTGGTGATCTGCATCATCTCGATGCTGCTCACCCCGGCCGACCCCGGCAGCATGATCCTGCTGGCGGTGCCGCTCTGCTTCCTCTACTTCGGCGGTATCGGACTGTGCAAGTTCATGCCCCGCCGCGAATCGCCCTTCGACCCGCCGCCGGCGTAGTTCGCCCACGCCCGGCGAGCTGGAATAGGGGACTGGCTCGCGACCGCAGGGCCGACTTCATCCTTGGGCCAGACCCAACCGCGGTCGCGTGCCCGTCCCCTTTTCCAGCGGCAACCCCCGGGTGGTCTTGTCCCATTTTGGCCTGCCCCGTATTGTCCGAAATATCGATCGGAGGGCACAAAACCCCCAACCGAGCGCCGCCCCGTTTTCCCTAAGTGCTTGCCGGGAAGTCCCTTGAGCCGATTCCGCTGCGAACGGGACACAGGGTTTTGTCCCAGCCGTCACGCACCGCCATCGGAACTACTCCGCAGCCACCGTCGGAAGCCGGCGGTTCGTCCGGCTCGCAGCGCGCGCACGCGTCCCCAAACTGTCGGCTCCCGCCCGCAGCTACGATGGAACCATCGGCGGCCCTGAAGGGATTCCTCGCCGCTACCATTGGACCGCGCGAGTGAGCTACTCGCCACAAAGAATTGGCAACTTCATCGCCAGCGTTCCGAGCAGTAGGTGCGAGGCCGAATACAAGCCCGCAGCGCCAGCAAGGGAACACCAGGATGCGTGTCCCTGTACCGCAGCGGCCGCCGATAGGATCCCTGGCTCTCCGAGCCAGGAACTCCCAGTTGGGAGAGCCGGGGGACATTCCGGGTGGCAGCGACTTTCGCCCGCGATCAAGTTTGCCTACTGGGAAGCCAAGAGCGGGCGAACGTCGGTGTCGCTAGCGACAAGAGGCGATCGAGTTGCAAGCGGACGTCGGCGCCGCCATGCCTCTTGGGCTGCGCCCACCGACGTTCGTTCGAATGAGCACTTACGCTACCAAGCCGCCCCGCGAACGACTGTCGCCGCTACCCCGGTGCGCCGGATTTTCACGCCGGGGCGTCGAAGAAATGGGCTCTAACCCGCTGAGGTTGGGCACACCTCAGCAAGATCGCGCGCGGCTATCTGCGGACGGGTGGTCCAACTTCGGCGCCATAATGACTGACTAAACTTGCAGCGGTGTGGGTATCTCGACGGCGTTGACGACAGAACGACGAGCGTAACCCGGCTGTAGCGAGTGACGAGGATTTCAGAAAACGACCCGACCATAACTCGGGTTCACGCATTTGTTATGTGCGCTCGTTTGCTTTGGCTGGGGCGGACATGTGTTTCGAGATGTAAGCGGATTCGCCCATCCGCTCAAGCAAATCCAATTGTAGCTCAAGCCAGCCCATGTGCCCTTCTTCATCCAGAACAATCCGTTCGAATAGACTTCGTGACCCAATATCACCTGACTCGTATGCCGTGCGAGCAGCCTTGGTATAGAAATCGATTGCTTCCTTTTCGTCGTCCAAGTCGAGTGCGAACATCTCCCGAAGCGATTTGGCAAGGGTTGGTGTTTTCTGAAGTGTTAGCTCGGGTTGTCCTTTTAGGAAAAGGATGCGTTCGATATACGCATCGGAATGCCCGAGTTCCTCGGTCATTTCTTCACGCATTTGTGATGCAAGGCGATCTAGTCCCCAATCCTCAAGTACGCTTGCATGCAACTGATACTGGTGGGCAGCGGTCAGTTCCATCGACAGAGCGGTTTGCAAGTTGGCGAGTGTTTCCGATTTGCTTGACACGGTCTATTCTCCGTTGTTGTGAATGCTAAGTTTTTAACGAGTAGTTGAGTACATAACGCAGAGTGCAGCTGCATTTTGGTTGGTGTGGAGTTTTGTGTAAAATGGCGAAGCCATACGGCCTTGTCGAACAACCTCTTGCCTCTTCGCGTAGAAGCCCGTTGAACGGAGTTTCAACTTAACGGGACGGAGCGAACAT contains:
- a CDS encoding bacterioferritin; amino-acid sequence: MSSKSETLANLQTALSMELTAAHQYQLHASVLEDWGLDRLASQMREEMTEELGHSDAYIERILFLKGQPELTLQKTPTLAKSLREMFALDLDDEKEAIDFYTKAARTAYESGDIGSRSLFERIVLDEEGHMGWLELQLDLLERMGESAYISKHMSAPAKANERT
- a CDS encoding type I phosphomannose isomerase catalytic subunit is translated as MLPPLQFQPLFKRYLWGGRRLATVLGKPIGDESAAESWEAVDHGEDQSVVAGGPYDGWTLRKLVEEKNEELFGRHAPQEQFPLLFKYLDAQRTLSVQVHPNDAQGAKLDPPDLGKTEAWVVLAAEPGSKIYAGLNDGVDRAALAAAVEAGESDRCLHAFEAQPGDCVFISAGTVHALGAGIMIAEIQQASNTTFRLFDWNHVDKDGNSRPLHIEQSLEVSDYERGPVSPQTPEPLDGGGERLVDCDKFVLDRHALDRPTPIADEDCFKLISVISGEADLVCGSSRSPLEKGSTVLLPARREAAELHPRNAATVLEMRLP
- the tatC gene encoding twin-arginine translocase subunit TatC; amino-acid sequence: MPIRSDQDLFEQSKMSFGEHLEELRVTLFKCVLAMLVGSAVGFYIGSDVVTFIEGPLQEGLNEFRIDLAEKQAGVESQTIDDEVYIPLRIYEFVDGEKRERLLYLPLDQDPRNQIIGTGMTDAFMVYVKASLIVGVVVASPALFYFIWQFVASGLYQHERKYVYVFMPFSLGLFLLGAAVAFFFAIQLVVVFLFGFYEWLEITPTPRINEWMSFVLLLPLGFGVAFQLPLVMLFLERIGVFGVADYLKSWRIAILVICIISMLLTPADPGSMILLAVPLCFLYFGGIGLCKFMPRRESPFDPPPA